The segment CCGACACGAACGAGGAACGAGCACTCGATGACCGCGCATGACGCCACGACGCACTCGATGCGCAAGACATCGACCACTCTGGCCGACGGCCGTGAGCTGATCTACTACGACGACACCGAGCCCTACGTCTCCGGGGGAGCTACCCGCGACCTGGTCGATACGCGAGCCCTGTCGCCGTCGATGTCGCAGTCGCAGATGCGATTCGACGTACTCACCGGTGAATGGATCGTCATCGCCGCACAGCGGATGGACCGCACGTTCCTGCCGCCGGCCGACGCGTCGCCGTTGGCACCGAGCCGACCGGACCGTCCGGCCACCGAGATTCCGGCGGCCGATTACGACGTGGTGGTGTTCGAGAATCGCTTCCCGTCTCTGTCCGAAACCGCAGCGCAGCAATCACTTCCGACCGAGGTGGACGGAGAGTCGCTGTGGCCGCTGGCACCGGGCACCGGGCGATGCGAGGTGATCTGCTTCGCCAGTGACCCCGATGCGTCCTTCGTGTCGCTGGAGCTCTCTCGTGTCCGCACCATCATCGATGTCTGGGCCGATCGCACCACTGCCCTGTCCGCCATCCCCGACGTTGCGCAGGTCTTCTGCTTCGAGAACCGCGGTAAGGAAATCGGCGTCACCCTGACCCACCCGCACGGTCAGATCTACGCCTACCCCTACCTCCCGCCGCGTACCGATGCGCTGATACGACAGTCGCGCAGACACTTCGAGCGAACGGGCCGAGTGTTGCTGGCCGACGTCCTCGCTGCCGAACTCCGCTCGGGTCGACGGATCGTCGTCGACACCGAACACTGGGTTGCGTACGTGCCTGCAGCATCACGCTGGCCGGTCGAGGTGCATCTCGCTCCTCGCCGCGACGTGGCGGACCTCGCCGAGTTGAACGGTGTCGAGCGGGACGAGCTGGCAGTGGTCTACCGAGATCTGCTGCGCGGAGTCGACGCGTTCTTCGAGGGCGTCGACGAGGTGCCGTACATCGCTGCCTGGCATCAGGCGCCCGTCGGAGTCGATCGTGAACTGGGACGCCTGCATCTGCAACTGTTTTCGATGATGCGCTCACCCGGTCGGATGAAGTTCTTGGCCGGTTCGGAATCTGCGATGGGAGCCTGGATCAACGACACCACTCCCGAGCGGATCGCAGACCGGTTGCGCGAGGTACTGGCGTGAACTGGCTCGATGTGATTGCCGAGGAGGACCTCGCAGACGGTGCAGCCGAGTTGTTCCGCAGTGCATTCGGCGGTGACCCCGACGGCGTCTGGATCGCACCGGGACGCGTCAATCTCATCGGTGAGCACATCGATTACGCAGGCGGACTCGTGTTGCCGTTCGCGCTGCCGTATGCCACCGCGGTCGCTGTGCGTCGCCGCGAGGACTCGACCATGCGGGCCGTATCGACGCACACCGACGAGTCGTGGACCGGTGAGCTCGGCGAGATCGCCCCGGGAACCCCGTCGGGCTGGGCCGCGTACGTGGCGGGTGTGTCCTGGGCACTTCAGGATCACGGCGTCGGCGGAGTCGATGTGGCCGTGCACTCCTCGGTGCCGGTGGGTTCGGGGCTGTCGAGCTCGGCAGCCCTGGAATGCTCGTTCGCCCTCGCGCTCGACGACCTCTTCGGTCTTCGGCTCGACCGAAAGGTGCTGATCGAGGCCAGTATTCGCGCCGAGAACGAGATCGCCGGCGCATCGACGGGCGGCATGGACCAGAACATTGCGATGTCGGCCGAGCCGGGACACGCGCTGCTGCTC is part of the Rhodococcus sp. SBT000017 genome and harbors:
- the galT gene encoding galactose-1-phosphate uridylyltransferase, encoding MRKTSTTLADGRELIYYDDTEPYVSGGATRDLVDTRALSPSMSQSQMRFDVLTGEWIVIAAQRMDRTFLPPADASPLAPSRPDRPATEIPAADYDVVVFENRFPSLSETAAQQSLPTEVDGESLWPLAPGTGRCEVICFASDPDASFVSLELSRVRTIIDVWADRTTALSAIPDVAQVFCFENRGKEIGVTLTHPHGQIYAYPYLPPRTDALIRQSRRHFERTGRVLLADVLAAELRSGRRIVVDTEHWVAYVPAASRWPVEVHLAPRRDVADLAELNGVERDELAVVYRDLLRGVDAFFEGVDEVPYIAAWHQAPVGVDRELGRLHLQLFSMMRSPGRMKFLAGSESAMGAWINDTTPERIADRLREVLA
- the galK gene encoding galactokinase, giving the protein MNWLDVIAEEDLADGAAELFRSAFGGDPDGVWIAPGRVNLIGEHIDYAGGLVLPFALPYATAVAVRRREDSTMRAVSTHTDESWTGELGEIAPGTPSGWAAYVAGVSWALQDHGVGGVDVAVHSSVPVGSGLSSSAALECSFALALDDLFGLRLDRKVLIEASIRAENEIAGASTGGMDQNIAMSAEPGHALLLDCLDGSTRQIPLDLAGSGSRLLVIDTNAPHRLVDGQYGARRAALETAYAELGVTTLRGLDPEQVTAGLDDETLIARVRHVISEIRRVEAAAALLDRGAAGAELGELMTASHLSLRDDYEVSSPELDSAVDSALRAGAYGARMTGGGFGGSAIALVPSDLVEAVADDIASSAARSGLPEPTFLTAEPAGSAHRFF